The stretch of DNA TGTGGCCATTCACCACCAAAATATCGGCCTCTTCTTTCGCCGGGTCGCTTTTCTCGGTCGAGAGAGCATGCTTGAACTTGCCATGGACCGAGTCGTACTTCATCTGGTAGGCGAAATACTCCGCGTCTGTCGAAATATCGACCACGGCCACGACGTCAATTTCCTTCCCGAGAAGCCCTTGATCACAAATGGCTTGAAAGACCATGCGGCCTATGCGGCCAAATCCATTGATGCCGACTTTAATTGCCATGACTTTTCTCCTGTCCTGTATTCAAGCTGTGTTGCCGGATTGGTTACGTCCGGCCAAATCAAGACGGCATGTGTAACGCAGGCGATGATCCCCGTCAACCGACATCGAAAAAATCAGGTTTTCCCTTATAGACCTCGCATCTGACCGAATGGAGGGATATACTTTTCATTACTGAAAGGATTGCTGCCATGAGCATGACCCGACGAGAAGCCATTCGAGCGGCGACCTTTGGCGCGTTAGCTGCGGTTGCCGCATTACGATCACCGAGGGCCGTCGCGCAGACCGACGGAACACCGTTGGTTCCTCCAGCGCCTCCACCCACGCCTCCGGGACCCTTTTCGCTGGGCCCCCTTCCCTATCCGCCCGAGGCGTTGGAACCCCACATTGACGCCATGACCATGTCGATTCACTACGGCAAACATCACGCGGCGTACGTCAACAATTTGAATCGCGCGATTTCTCAATATCCTCACCTTGCCGGTCGCTCCCTCGAGGATTTGTTGCAAAACCTCGATGAGTTGCCGGATGACATCCGGACGGCCGTGCGGAACAATGGCGGGGGTCACGCAAATCACACGTTGTTCTGGAAAACCCTTTCGCCATCCGGCGGGGGTCTCCCAGGCGGCGCCCTGATGGAAGCGATCGAATCGCAGTTAGGCGGATTCGAAGCCTTCAAAGACGCGTTGACACGAGCGGCGCTTTCCGTGTTCGGCAGCGGGTGGGCCTGGCTCTCGCTCGATTCGGAAAATCGGCTCGTCGTGGAGTCGCTTCCCAACCAGGACAGCCCGCTGATGTTCGGCCGAAAACCGCTTTTTGGCATCGACGTTTGGGAGCACGCCTATTACCTCAAGTACCAAAATCGACGTGCCGAATATGTCGCCGCGGTTTGGAATATCGTGAACTGGCCGGCCGTCGAGGCCAACTACACGGAATCACTGTCCAGTTGAGACGTTCGACGTGTGCGGTCGACTGGTTGTCTCCTCTACTGCTGAACAATTGGCACAGGCCGTGAGGGCCTCTCGCGTGGAGGGGGAGCAGGCGCCGAGCTACAACGTGTCGCCGACCCAGCCCGTACCGGCGGTTCTCAACGAGGATCGTGACATCCTCCGTTGGGTACGGTGGGGACTGATCAAACCAAAGTCGCAAGGAATTTCGCCTGGTGGCGTCCTTTTCAATGCACGGGTCGAAACCGTTTTTCAGAAGCCGGCATTTCGTCATGCGGCGCGCGCACGGCGTTGTGTGATTGTAGCCGACGGTTTTTATGAATGGGCGCCCGCTTTGTCAGCAAAACGGCAGCCGTGGTTCTTCCGGCAAAAGAGCCGAACTCCGCTGTTGATTGCCGGGCTTTGGGAACGAGAAGCTGAACATTCTGGACCTCATTCAATCGCATACTCTTGCACGATTCTCACCACAGAAGCTATCGGGCCCGTTCGACCTATCCACCATCGCATGCCTCTTTTTTTGAGGGAAATGGATCTGGAGGGCTGGCTCTCCCGTGTCGAGTGGACAAGCAATGAGTGGACCGATTTTTTGGATGAAATTGCTGTACCGGACCTAGAAGCCTATCCGGTAGGCACGCGGGTCAATTCTACGTCAAATAATGGCCCCGATTTGATTTTGCCGGCAGCGCCGAGTGAGTTCGCCAGTCAGTTGGATCTGTTTGGGTAGGCGCCAGATGCATGAGGCGTGAAGACTTCAGGGCATGCACCGAAAACAGGCACAGCAGATTATGAATCTTGGGGATCCTACTTCTCATCATCGAACGTTCAACCTGGCAAAATCGGCATCACCTGATGCAAAAACCATTCTGGCTGGGGGAAACTGACTTTATCGGATTCCTGTCTTGGTCTTTCTCGCGCGGATTTGTTTTCGGAGAAATCTGAAATGACTCTTGCGGGGAGATCCCCTAAAATCCGGCTCTTCTCTTTTGTAACTTAACCGATCCCAGCCTGTAGGCGGATCACATTTCAATGGTCGTGCTTTTAGTCCCATGGTGGAAGCGAGTCTTCACCGGCATCTTGCTTGTCGCGGCCGTCGCATCCCTGGCAGGCACCCTGATCGCTGGATTTTGCGCCTATAGCTGGCAGAGAAACCGGCTTAGCGATTACGGGATCTACCTCAACATGATGTGGAACACCGCCCACGGGGAGCCATTTCGCTATCTGATCGATGGTTCCTATCTCCGAATTCATCTGTCCTACACCGTGGGGCTTCTGGGATTTGCATTTCGAATTGTGGATCATCCGATTTTGCTCGTGGTGTTGCAGTGGGCCTGTTCCGCCGTCGGCACGCTTATCCTCGTAACAACGGCCCGCAAACTCGGTTTTGAACCGTCTTGGACGGCCGCACTCGCGTTTTTTTATGCGGCCTATCGATTCGTTCAGGCTCTCCTTGTGCATCAATTTCATGGCGTAGCTCTGTATCTGCTTCTGGTTCCAGCCCTGTATGCGGCGCTGAAATTCCGCTCGAATTGCGCGTGGCCCCTTCTCGCGCTCACCCTGGGCATCCGGGAAGATGCTTTTTTGGTCATCTTGCCTCTCCTCCTGCATGCCGCGCTGAGGGACCGTCGGCGGGATCGGTGGCTGATGCTTGCCATGAGCATCCTCTACGGGTTCCTGGCGATCTTCGTGATCTATCCCACGTTGGCCGGTATTTCGATCTTTGAGAAGCGAACTGCGGAAATTCCAAGTTTAGTTGACCTGGGTGATTATTCCAGGCAAGCCGTCGCCGCTCGTATACGCGCAATCGCACTCGTGGCGACTCCGCTTTTAGTCGCTGGGAAAAGATTTTTTACAGCGCTCTTTTACCCGTCATTTGCGTTGGCTGTCAGCCTCGCCAGCAAATGGCCATCCCAGTACGGCCTGGGCTCGCATTACGGGGCGTCGGTCGTCTCTACGATGGCCGTGGGATTGCTCGAAGCTCTTTCGAAAACAAAAAACTCCAGCGATCCGCCAATAAAGTATCGCATCTCCCCATGGTTCCCGCCCCTATGGCTCGCGGGGGTGACCATCCTCGTCCACCTCGAAAGCGGGTTTCTTTGGGGCGGAGGCAAAAGCCGCCACTTTTATTACCTTATTAATGAGCGCGCCATGTCGATTCTGGCAGCGGCGAAACACATCCCGAAAGATGGCGTACTCATCACCAGCGATGAGCTCGTCGCTTTTTGCGGCAACCGCCGAGACCTGATGGTGTGGCATATCCCGAGCCGTCCCAAACCTTATGACCATGTCTTTGCCGCCCTAGGCGACCTCCCAAAACTCGACGGCGGTCGTGTCTGGTCCGAACTTCAGTCCGGAGTCCTTGGCGTTCGTTTTTCCAACGGCCGTTACGCGGTGTTGTCTCGTGGATTCGATACACGCGCGAACCAAGAGGTACTTGAGTTTGCCCGCCATCGCCTGATCCATGGGTCTGCACGGCACGGCGGAATGGATCTAATGCGCGGCGATCTTCCGGTGCGCTATTGGGAAGGCGATGGTTCCCGAGCGCCCATCAATCTCTCGCATGGCCGATTTTGGCGACTGGACCCCGGCGTTTATTCGTTCACGCTCGAGTACGTCGCCGAAACTCCGCGAAGGTCGGTTCGAAAAACATGGGGCTGGTTTAGCCTTCATCTCTTGAATTCTCCGGAGGAACTTGCGCGAGCTGAGATCCCACCTGTGGCCGGGTCTGCCGGCGATTTACAAACGCTGGATCTTGAGTTCACCAACAGCCAGAGCTGCAATATCGAATTCCGAGTGACAGGTGGGGATGCACCGCTTTGGCTTTATCGAGTGAAATATCATCCCCGATAATTTATCCGGAGAAAAAACGGATTTGAGCGAGCACAGAACGTCAAAATTTTTTAAAAGGTCGACGTCCGGCTAGGCCGGGATTTTTGTGGGGTGCGGCAAGCCGGATCATCTCAGTGTTCATGAAGTACGGGGCCGGCTTCAGTCGTTCCATTTGCACGCCTAATCGCGCCTTTAACCGCACTTCTGAAACGTGCGATCGTTGGGCGAGAGTCGGGATGGACCAATAGTTGGTTAAGCAATGAGGCTTTCGGACAGTCAGCTTCCTCGATCTCACGGTTGCTCGCGGTCGCCGTTCATGCGAATCAGTGGCCGAGGAAGGGCTGTCAGCCGCGAAATCGAGCATGCTAGAATGACCGAGTGGCCATCAGTGCGAATGACAGAGCGGACGCCAGTCCCAAAAGCGCCGAAAGACCCCCCCAAATCGGGGTGAGCATGTCGCGATATCGCCGTTCTCGCTCCACGAGGAACCCGCATAAGGATCCCGCCAGCAGACCGCCGAAATGACAACCGTGAGCGGCGCCGACTAACAGCCCGAACAGAAACCCATACGCTGCCCACCTGAGGAAAAAGGCCCGCTGTTCTCGGCCAAACTGACCTCCGTAAAAATGCCAATAACTAATCCCAAATCCAACAAGGCCGAATAAGCCCCCCGACGCTCCAGCAATCAAATCCGACGCGGGCCCCCTGGCCAGCAATTCCGCGGCTGCGCCGCCGAGCAGCGACAATAGGTAGGCGACGGAAAAACGCGCTGTGCCAACCTCGGATTCGATCGCCGGCCCCACCTGCGAAAGCGCAATCATGTTGAAGGCCAGATGCAGTGCGCCCACGTGGATGAATCCGTAGGTAATCGCGCGCCAGTATTCGCCCTGGAATAACGCAGCAGGGACAAGCGCACCCATGCGAAATAGCATGTCGGGCTCCGGGGCAAATAATTGATGCGTCCCAAAGAGCGCCATCGCGACCAGCGTGTTGGCGAGATTCAGGCCCACAAACAAATTGGCCGCTGGCACTTTTCGCGGGACGAATTGGACCAGGCGTTTCATCGGGTCGAACAAGCGCATCGATCTACCAAGGTTGGCGAAGTTCCAACGCGCGGGCCAGCGTGACCGCGTCCATGTAGGCAAGTCCGCTGCCGGCCGGAATTCCACGCGCAGGGCGGGTCACTGCGACGCCCATCGAACGGAGCGTCTCGGTGAGGTAAGACGCAGTCGCATCGCCCTCTACGTCTGAATTCAGCGCCAGGATGACTTCACGGATTCCCTCTCGACGCACTCGGTCTAAAAGCGCCTCAATTCTGAGGGATTTTGGGCTCTCGCCTCGCATGGGGGACAACCGGCCCATCAGGGCGTGATACCTGCCCTTGAAGGCCCTCGCCCGCTCCATCAGCAAAATATCGCCGGGTTCTTCCACGACGCAAAGCACGCCATTTTCCCGACGCGGATCGGAGCAAAGGGCACAGGGATCTTGATCGCGGGCCGTGATGTTTCCGCAAAGACGGCACGGCGTCAAAGTTTGAACCGCATGATCAAGAGCGCGAAGCAACGCAGCGCCCATCCCGTCTGGATCTCGCAAAAGAGCGAATGCGATCCTTTCCGCGGAGCGTCGGCCAATTCCGGGCAGGCGGGTGAGCGTCGCAATGAGATGGTCCAGCGCCTCCGCCACGCGGATCTAAAGGCCAGGAATCTTCAAACCGCCGGTAATTTTGGCCATTTCCGCGGCCGCTGACTCTCGCGCGGCATTCAGGGCTCCATTCACGGCAGCAAGGATCACGTCCTGCAACATTTCCACATCCGTCGGATCGACTGCAGCCGGCGAAATTTCAATTTTCTTGATCGTCATATCGCCGCCGGCGACGGCCGTCACCGATCCCCCACCGGCGGTGAAGGCATATTCCCTGACTGCGAGATCCTCCTGCAGCTTCCGAATATTTTCCTGC from Kiritimatiellia bacterium encodes:
- a CDS encoding superoxide dismutase: MSMTRREAIRAATFGALAAVAALRSPRAVAQTDGTPLVPPAPPPTPPGPFSLGPLPYPPEALEPHIDAMTMSIHYGKHHAAYVNNLNRAISQYPHLAGRSLEDLLQNLDELPDDIRTAVRNNGGGHANHTLFWKTLSPSGGGLPGGALMEAIESQLGGFEAFKDALTRAALSVFGSGWAWLSLDSENRLVVESLPNQDSPLMFGRKPLFGIDVWEHAYYLKYQNRRAEYVAAVWNIVNWPAVEANYTESLSS
- a CDS encoding SOS response-associated peptidase, which produces MCGRLVVSSTAEQLAQAVRASRVEGEQAPSYNVSPTQPVPAVLNEDRDILRWVRWGLIKPKSQGISPGGVLFNARVETVFQKPAFRHAARARRCVIVADGFYEWAPALSAKRQPWFFRQKSRTPLLIAGLWEREAEHSGPHSIAYSCTILTTEAIGPVRPIHHRMPLFLREMDLEGWLSRVEWTSNEWTDFLDEIAVPDLEAYPVGTRVNSTSNNGPDLILPAAPSEFASQLDLFG
- a CDS encoding DUF2079 domain-containing protein — its product is MLLVPWWKRVFTGILLVAAVASLAGTLIAGFCAYSWQRNRLSDYGIYLNMMWNTAHGEPFRYLIDGSYLRIHLSYTVGLLGFAFRIVDHPILLVVLQWACSAVGTLILVTTARKLGFEPSWTAALAFFYAAYRFVQALLVHQFHGVALYLLLVPALYAALKFRSNCAWPLLALTLGIREDAFLVILPLLLHAALRDRRRDRWLMLAMSILYGFLAIFVIYPTLAGISIFEKRTAEIPSLVDLGDYSRQAVAARIRAIALVATPLLVAGKRFFTALFYPSFALAVSLASKWPSQYGLGSHYGASVVSTMAVGLLEALSKTKNSSDPPIKYRISPWFPPLWLAGVTILVHLESGFLWGGGKSRHFYYLINERAMSILAAAKHIPKDGVLITSDELVAFCGNRRDLMVWHIPSRPKPYDHVFAALGDLPKLDGGRVWSELQSGVLGVRFSNGRYAVLSRGFDTRANQEVLEFARHRLIHGSARHGGMDLMRGDLPVRYWEGDGSRAPINLSHGRFWRLDPGVYSFTLEYVAETPRRSVRKTWGWFSLHLLNSPEELARAEIPPVAGSAGDLQTLDLEFTNSQSCNIEFRVTGGDAPLWLYRVKYHPR
- a CDS encoding rhomboid family intramembrane serine protease codes for the protein MKRLVQFVPRKVPAANLFVGLNLANTLVAMALFGTHQLFAPEPDMLFRMGALVPAALFQGEYWRAITYGFIHVGALHLAFNMIALSQVGPAIESEVGTARFSVAYLLSLLGGAAAELLARGPASDLIAGASGGLFGLVGFGISYWHFYGGQFGREQRAFFLRWAAYGFLFGLLVGAAHGCHFGGLLAGSLCGFLVERERRYRDMLTPIWGGLSALLGLASALSFALMATRSF
- the recR gene encoding recombination mediator RecR, whose product is MRVAEALDHLIATLTRLPGIGRRSAERIAFALLRDPDGMGAALLRALDHAVQTLTPCRLCGNITARDQDPCALCSDPRRENGVLCVVEEPGDILLMERARAFKGRYHALMGRLSPMRGESPKSLRIEALLDRVRREGIREVILALNSDVEGDATASYLTETLRSMGVAVTRPARGIPAGSGLAYMDAVTLARALELRQPW
- a CDS encoding YbaB/EbfC family nucleoid-associated protein, translated to MNVMKLMKQAAEMQENIRKLQEDLAVREYAFTAGGGSVTAVAGGDMTIKKIEISPAAVDPTDVEMLQDVILAAVNGALNAARESAAAEMAKITGGLKIPGL